A DNA window from Trypanosoma brucei brucei TREU927 chromosome 11 chr11_scaffold01 genomic scaffold, whole genome shotgun sequence contains the following coding sequences:
- a CDS encoding hypothetical protein, conserved (conserved in T. brucei and T. cruzi, absent in T. cruzi), whose protein sequence is MFCGSRMFLSRAATVMSFTLSEYVGYPKSALWATLTLNRESARHPWEIEMHKSKAKIYLNALPKTLLEESVLARELLCDNISRPGLHTAQILSVNGVAADTIHLVRRAMNSSNVLELQLLIRSRDLSKSQKFMKGKVRKGSRILAEGHKAGVETDGATEEKVAGGARRGRGRPRSDSRVRMAEPPLVSPPVSSANITGAPLLARWPADVTDQKSRRGKKPSDLTKVSPLFSPAVSPGVSIVPDKEVAPPPAESDEVEQYHL, encoded by the coding sequence ATGTTTTGTGGCTCTAGGATGTTCCTCTCGAGGGCGGCCACCGTCATGTCCTTTACGCTCAGTGAGTATGTCGGATACCCCAAATCAGCACTATGGGCAACACTCACCCTCAATCGTGAGTCTGCACGCCACCCGTGGGAAATAGAAATGCACAAAAGTAAGGCGAAGATTTACCTTAATGCCCTTCCCAAAACTCTTCTTGAAGAATCGGTGTTGGCACGGGAGTTGCTATGCGATAATATCTCACGACCCGGTTTGCACACTGCACAGATCTTATCCGTGAACGGTGTGGCTGCAGACACCATTCACTTGGTGCGACGCGCGATGAATTCTTCCAATGTGCTTGAGCTACAGTTGCTGATTCGTTCCAGGGATCTCTCCAAGTCTCAGAAATTcatgaagggaaaagtgaggaaagggagCAGGATTTTGGCAGAGGGTCACAAGGCAGGCGTTGAAACTGATGGTGCGACTGAAGAAAAAGTTGCAGGTGGTGCCcgaaggggaagagggaggcCGAGATCTGATTCGAGGGTAAGGATGGCTGAGCCACCGCTTGTTTCCCCACCCGTCTCTTCAGCAAATATCACAGGAGCGCCCTTATTGGCGCGGTGGCCTGCAGACGTCACGGATCAAAAGAgtcgaagaggaaagaaaccaTCAGACCTAACTAAAGTCAGTCCTCTCTTTTCACCTGCCGTTTCCCCCGGTGTCAGCATTGTGCCAGATAAAGAGGTCGCTCCACCGCCTGCTGAATCAGATGAAGTGGAGCAGTATCACCTTTAA
- a CDS encoding hypothetical protein, conserved (conserved in T. brucei and L. major), which translates to MHGGANSAVASVHVDPTAQLQYNRQRGTEAYAECEYSDGSADENNRYPQRGQPPQTHETAAVSITDNRQQSNMTPRAHAGGTGGGGGGSTMRRNVINRFDYGIISPSDARSLFLGASLLNIFFAILGTSLSQLDEVGGACFTFWGYKTDCDSVSYTIRTQLLPCAPIRGRLQTGAAFSIISICLLASIIYLYIRSALAKYMSQYNAEGQTPARRMESRSGILPAEDSIVASNKWTIVAVGGVVVLCEVISWAMTISVYVSRFCEDASLDRNKVYGPGFALLIVGTLLFLMALVVFALRA; encoded by the coding sequence atgcatGGTGGCGCAAACTCTGCAGTGGCCTCTGTGCATGTAGATCCGACTGCCCAGCTGCAATACAACAGGCAGCGGGGGACCGAAGCTTACGCGGAATGCGAATATTCTGACGGTTCTGCGGATGAGAACAATCGTTACCCCCAACGGGGGCAGCCGCCACAAACGCATGAAACAGCGGCCGTCTCCATAACGGACAACAGGCAGCAGAGCAACATGACACCACGTGCGCACGCAGGCGGGACCGggggcggtggcggtggctcAACCATGCGACGCAATGTTATTAATAGGTTTGATTATGGAATCATATCACCTAGTGATGCACGCAGTCTGTTTCTAGGTGCATCCCTGCTCAACATCTTTTTCGCTATTCTTGGTACTTCTCTATCGCAACTCGACGAAGTTGGTGGTGcgtgttttactttttgggGTTACAAAACGGATTGTGACTCGGTAAGTTACACTATCCGCACTCAACTTCTGCCGTGTGCACCCATTCGCGGGAGACTTCAGACTGGAGCCGCATTTTCTATCATATCTATTTGCCTCTTGGCATCAATTATTTATCTTTATATCAGGTCTGCGTTGGCAAAGTACATGTCACAATATAATGCAGAGGGGCAAACTCCGGCACGCAGGATGGAATCGCGTAGCGGCATCTTGCCAGCGGAAGACTCGATTGTGGCGAGTAATAAGTGGACTATTGTAGCGGTGGGTGGTGTTGTGGTATTGTGTGAGGTCATTAGTTGGGCAATGACTATAAGTGTGTACGTATCCCGTTTCTGTGAGGATGCCAGTTTGGATCGTAACAAAGTTTATGGACCTGGTTTCGCCCTTTTAATAGTGGGGACGCTGTTGTTTCTAATGGCGCTTGTAGTTTTCGCACTTAGGGCATAG
- a CDS encoding amastin-like protein: MESKHPEVRGKTRAEAVFEETVLDEREEKEHPHPRDENSANVVGGQTYKSTNLSDVSLTLDVTALGAGPSARDEATPPEPHSEGSEAHSSAAAPASEPYVHSISEQKPVKEKVYLNGNDSLLSVDVGRNSIPRSSSQHSECVSAEKEKVNVAEETEQHEPVNGSRDNCAEERREEVRAIYAKLPLYRFPCDSNQSQELSQTFVPSPAEATTSAGCWEMGACATTARPAVAAGKQQCAYVKGQQLRATSDSGLPHSQSSDGTTSVCTRAPSDRATLPQCLHNALVICWNTESRWLVVTFCTFLAFLLTLVAHPLSLMDVVGGGCYTFWGYKNDCDKSTYTYRTGLLKCVGLRRVLSAGVVFNILAIILLAAALGCCILFLKRDVFHKWNLVVFVLLCLTALVQLVSWMLVVTMFLLRFCEDTKQPRRTAYGVAFGMNVTSWILVFVSLVVMKVFPKG, translated from the coding sequence ATGGAATCAAAACACCCCGAAGTGAGGGGGAAAACTCGCGCGGAAGCAGTGTTTGAGGAAACTGTGTTGgatgaaagggaggaaaaagaacatCCACATCCAAGGGACGAAAACAGCGCAAATGTTGTGGGGGGGCAAACCTATAAGTCGACTAATTTGAGTGATGTTTCCTTAACGTTGGATGTAACGGCACTCGGAGCGGGGCCGTCAGCGCGAGATGAGGCAACGCCCCCCGAGCCCCACTCGGAGGGTTCAGAGGCGCACTCCTCGGCGGCTGCTCCCGCATCAGAACCTTATGTGCACTCTATCAGTGAGCAGAAACCGGTGAAAGAGAAGGTATATCTGAATGGCAATGATTCCCTCCTCTCTGTTGATGTTGGGCGAAACAGCATTCCCCGTTCTTCCTCGCAGCATTCGGAATGCGTCTccgcagaaaaggaaaaagttaaTGTGGCAGAGGAAACGGAACAGCACGAGCCAGTTAATGGCAGCAGAGATAATTGTGCGGAGGAGAGGCGAGAGGAAGTAAGGGCGATATATGCCAAACTCCCCCTGTATCGATTTCCATGTGATTCAAACCAGTCACAGGAGTTGTCCCAAACGTTTGTACCATCACCAGCGGAAGCAACTACCTCCGCAGGATGTTGGGAAATGGGAGCATGTGCTACAACTGCGAGGCCCGCAGTAGCGGCGGGCAAACAACAGTGTGCGTATGTGAAGGGGCAACAGCTTCGAGCCACCAGTGATAGCGGACTTCCTCACTCTCAAAGCTCGGATGGAACCACCAGTGTCTGTACTCGCGCCCCTTCCGACCGTGCTACACTTCCTCAATGTCTTCACAATGCCTTAGTAATTTGTTGGAATACGGAGAGCCGTTGGCTTGTTGTAACATTCTGCACGTTCTTGGCTTTTCTGTTGACTCTTGTCGCTCACCCACTTTCGTTAATGGATGTTGTAGGTGGCGGCTGCTACACTTTTTGGGGCTACAAAAATGACTGTGATAAGAGTACATACACTTACCGCACAGGTCTTCTTAAGTGTGTTGGCTTAAGGCGGGTGCTCAGTGCTGGGGTTGTATTCAACATATTAGCTATAATTTTGCTCGCGGCGGCGTTGGGGTGCTGCATTTTGTTCTTGAAGAGAGATGTGTTCCACAAGTGGAATCTcgtggtgtttgttttgttatgcTTAACGGCTTTAGTGCAATTAGTTTCATGGATGTTGGTTGTTACCATGTTTTTACTTCGCTTCTGCGAGGACACAAAACAACCAAGAAGAACAGCTTATGGTGTTGCGTTTGGTATGAACGTCACCTCCTGGATACTCGTCTTCGTTAGTTTAGTTGTCATGAAGGTATTTCCAAAGGGTTGA
- a CDS encoding hypothetical protein, conserved (conserved in T. brucei and T. cruzi, absent from L. major), giving the protein MIRLSEVVRRVLLHASGGRSCRSFRNGCGVENDHENGNADLLSLRSTLPNQNDFFFSRSSASNCCRLCGEVSQTILSHTGSQAHVTVEALMWLLFQRARQYKDGAVGVSPTAARNFFVEEARRWEGILQCSLVNQRSSSLHAITEDGSPCLEESAVYHGDPATLWKEVAEKSALRLQSQIRVLGKLGVLNVVDSLFTTASSGGLQRDAAFQRMECIGDHNWGHSVCRRIVLLFPEVNWRANSNVLVMDALRTVLECNQHLVHVFTLLQLSDKLGGRDVKEKSVKFKADIVEAIIGELHVALWSLQSSTNDGFTSIPSIHGAPYTIPLVSMVEECLDGIVGLVILALMARYAASLVPAVVDLVRREKYLLDVSCPFYTLRKRRERFRQDEHAMRWLLPPHPPLQQQRQELLKGPRSSVDTCVNEWNLSNTNPVGDVLANASGGENMALTNAMEKRTPTGVVCWTKKIFFSEMADFYGLLRLPGGQPP; this is encoded by the coding sequence ATGATTCGCTTGAGCGAAGTTGTGCGCCGCGTGTTGCTTCACGCTTCAGGTGGACGTTCGTGTAGATCATTCAGAAATGGATGTGGTGTCGAGAACGACCACGAAAACGGCAACGCGGACCTTTTATCGTTGCGCTCCACCCTGCCCAATCAAAatgactttttcttttcacgttCTTCAGCCTCAAACTGTTGTCGCCTTTGCGGGGAGGTGTCTCAAACAATTCTTTCACACACTGGTTCACAGGCACATGTTACGGTAGAGGCACTCATGTGGCTGTTGTTTCAGAGAGCGAGACAATATAAGGATGGAGCTGTTGGTGTTTCTCCAACTGCAGCAcgaaatttttttgttgaggaGGCCAGAAGGTGGGAGGGAATACTGCAGTGTTCCTTAGTTAACCAGCGCTCGTCATCACTTCATGCCATTACTGAGGATGGGTCACCTTGTCTTGAAGAATCTGCCGTGTATCATGGGGATCCCGCAACACTTTGGAAAGAGGTTGCTGAAAAAAGTGCGTTACGGCTGCAGAGTCAAATCCGCGTCTTGGGTAAACTTGGTGTGCTGAACGTTGTAGATTCCCTCTTTACAACGGCAAGCTCTGGTGGCTTGCAGCGTGACGCTGCTTTTCAGCGGATGGAGTGCATTGGTGATCACAATTGGGGGCATTCTGTTTGTCGTCGTATcgtgcttctttttccagAGGTTAACTGGCGGGCAAATTCAAATGTTTTGGTGATGGATGCATTACGGACGGTTCTTGAGTGTAATCAGCACCTGGTTCATGTTTTCACCTTGCTGCAGCTTAGCGACAAGCTAGGAGGCAGagatgtgaaggaaaaatcaGTGAAATTTAAAGCTGATATTGTTGAGGCGATTATTGGTGAATTGCACGTGGCATTATGGTCTTTGCAGTCTAGCACTAACGACGGTTTCACATCTATACCCTCAATTCACGGGGCTCCTTATACCATTCCTTTAGTTTCTATGGTGGAAGAGTGTTTAGATGGCATCGTGGGTCTTGTTATTCTTGCATTGATGGCGCGGTATGCCGCGTCCCTCGTGCCTGCCGTTGTGGATCTTGTCCGACGTGAGAAGTATCTGCTGGATGTGTCGTGCCCCTTTTATACGTTACGTAAGCGGCGGGAACGGTTCCGACAGGACGAACACGCCATGCGATGGTTATTGCCCCCGCACCCACcactgcagcagcagaggCAGGAGTTGTTGAAGGGACCGCGGAGTTCTGTTGACACGTGCGTGAACGAGTGGAACCTTTCGAATACCAATCCTGTTGGTGATGTACTAGCCAATGCCTCAGGTGGAGAAAATATGGCTCTAACAAATGCAATGGAGAAGCGGACCCCGACTGGGGTGGTTTGTTGGACGaaaaagatttttttctctgaaatGGCAGATTTCTATGGTTTGCTTCGCCTTCCGGGTGGGCAGCCGCCCTGA
- a CDS encoding katanin, putative (Curated by J. Mottram.), protein MSTSNDVLVNSKNSVSVARRYALYSNYELALAIYNSLDKDFDAYLDSCKDKQEHKKWKQVKERIAEEGALVRAIQDELRAFVNPSEAARIDRQQWRKQQEEFKPICGGEENGQSDRGAGKAARLTTLHITKSVPPNLSRLASQSLFESNPSTRNQLLYGDKDRFGPPEGPVIRKSKAVNPQPAQRFASPVVRRRPVITSSNTASLTNGSQTVPPKAKIAPRRVERPKENATRGQMPRSSVPRFVPRSGEEELVALIEADMHVGSLSVGWEDVAGLQDAKGLLEEAVVYPVLMPEYYQGIRRPWKGVLLYGPPGTGKTMLAKAVAAECNTTFFNISPATLTSKWRGDSEKLIRVLFEMARHYAPSTIFVDEIDAVCSQRGESSEHEASRRAKGTLLAQMDGLSVDPGKTVMVLGATNHPWSIDEAMRRRLEKRIYIPLPDYKDRLELFRINTKTLKLSPDVDFDKLSKMLEGRYYSCADLTNLVRDAAMMTMRRFMEEMDKTEVKRRAAEIGKLVAEQPITMDDFLNAVRNVPSSINVEQIKKFEKWKKEFEVNV, encoded by the coding sequence ATGAGCACATCTAATGACGTGCTGGTGAATAGCAAGAACTCGGTCAGTGTAGCGCGTCGATACGCTCTATACTCCAACTATGAGTTGGCCCTCGCTATTTACAACAGCCTTGACAAGGACTTTGACGCATATCTTGATTCGTGCAAAGATAAGCAGGAACATAAAAAATGGAAGCAAGTTAAGGAAAGGATAGCTGAGGAGGGGGCACTTGTACGCGCAATTCAGGACGAGTTACGAGCATTCGTGAACCCAAGCGAGGCGGCACGAATCGATCGGCAACAATGGAGGAAACAGCAGGAGGAGTTCAAACCGATTTGTGGCGGGGAAGAAAATGGACAGAGTGACCGGGGTGCAGGCAAGGCGGCCCGTCTGACGACTCTTCACATCACAAAATCCGTCCCACCGAATTTAAGTAGGTTAGCTTCCCAATCGTTGTTCGAAAGCAACCCCTCTACTCGTAATCAACTGCTGTATGGCGATAAGGATCGATTTGGCCCACCAGAGGGACCCGTAATCCGAAAAAGCAAAGCGGTAAATCCACAACCGGCTCAAAGGTTTGCATCACCCGTAGTCCGGCGTCGCCCGGTCATCACATCGAGCAACACAGCAAGTCTTACCAATGGCTCTCAAACGGTTCCACCCAAGGCAAAGATAGCTCCACGACGTGTTGAACGTCCGAAGGAAAATGCCACGCGGGGACAAATGCCACGTTCTTCAGTTCCACGATTTGTACCGCGTAGTGGGGAGGAAGAGCTTGTGGCACTCATAGAAGCTGACATGCATGTAGGATCGCTTAGTGTTGGTTGGGAGGATGTTGCTGGTTTGCAGGACGCCAAGGGACTGCTGGAGGAAGCCGTGGTGTACCCCGTGCTGATGCCGGAGTATTATCAAGGCATTCGACGGCCTTGGAAGGGTGTTCTGTTGTATGGTCCACCGGGTACGGGCAAGACGATGCTTGCGAAGGCAGTAGCGGCGGAATGTAACACAACGTTCTTCAATATTTCACCCGCCACACTGACGAGTAAATGGCGCGGGGACAGCGAGAAACTTATCCGCGTGCTCTTCGAAATGGCGCGGCACTACGCGCCTAGCACAATCTTTGTGGACGAAATTGACGCCGTGTGTAGCCAACGTGGCGAGAGCAGTGAGCATGAGGCTTCACGGCGTGCAAAGGGGACACTCTTGGCACAAATGGATGGGTTAAGCGTGGATCCTGGAAAAACTGTTATGGTACTCGGGGCCACGAACCATCCGTGGTCGATCGATGAAGCGATGCGCCGGCGCCTGGAGAAGCGTATTTATATACCCCTTCCCGACTATAAGGATCGTCTGGAGCTGTTCCGTATCAACACGAAGACTTTAAAACTGTCCCCGGATGTTGACTTTGATAAGTTGTCCAAGATGCTTGAAGGGCGCTACTACAGCTGTGCGGATCTAACGAATTTAGTTCGTGATGCAGCCATGATGACGATGCGGCGTTTCATGGAGGAGATGGACAAGACAGAAGTGAAAAGGCGTGCGGCGGAGATTGGGAAGTTGGTTGCTGAACAACCCATCACAATGGATGATTTCTTAAATGCTGTCAGAAATGTTCCCAGTAGTATTAACGTAgagcaaattaaaaaatttgaGAAGTGGAAGAAGGAGTTCGAGGTAAATGTTTAG
- a CDS encoding haloacid dehalogenase-like hydrolase, putative — MSLVSVTNRMTYRAAVVDLDGTLLNENHRISAYTLDTIQKLLKRNIPVVIATGRPHPDVFHTIKSCGLQGTYVITSNGARVSDPQLNVIASFNLSEDVVSELIGLGSSGEDIQDPKEVPYTVNLFQHDEWVTDAARDELLLMFASSGFHYRVVDDLQAHQKDGVHELVFLAQPNTLHLLEGVVKKRFEGRISVMRSTSITLDVVHHNANKATAMAKVAELLGLELKDIVSFGDGMNDVQMLAAAGKGYIMGNAQQRLKDALPHLEVIGTNAEDSVAKKLRELFNIED; from the coding sequence ATGAGTTTAGTAAGCGTCACAAATCGAATGACCTACCGTGCAGCTGTTGTTGATCTGGATGGCACCCTGTTAAATGAGAATCACCGTATCAGTGCTTACACTCTCGATACCATCCAAAAGTTATTAAAGCGCAATATTCCTGTTGTTATTGCTACGGGCCGCCCACATCCCGATGTCTTTCACACAATAAAAAGCTGTGGCCTACAGGGAACCTATGTGATTACTTCCAATGGTGCACGTGTTAGTGACCCGCAGCTTAATGTCATTGCCTCTTTTAACCTTAGCGAAGATGTGGTGTCGGAGCTAATTGGGCTCGGATCATCTGGGGAGGACATTCAGGACCCAAAAGAGGTACCGTACACAGTTAATTTGTTTCAACACGATGAGTGGGTAACAGATGCTGCAAGGGATGAGTTGCTTCTAATGTTTGCTTCTTCCGGTTTCCATTACAGAGTAGTGGATGACTTGCAGGCCCACCAAAAGGATGGTGTGCATGAGCTTGTCTTCTTGGCACAACCAAATACTTTGCATTTGCTGGAGGGAGTTGTGAAGAAGCGCTTCGAGGGCAGGATCTCCGTCATGCGCTCCACATCAATTACACTCGATGTTGTCCACCACAATGCAAATAAAGCTACTGCTATGGCGAAGGTGGCTGAACTTCTGGGTTTGGAACTGAAGGACATTGTTTCCTTTGGGGACGGCATGAATGATGTCCAAATGCTTGCTGCCGCTGGAAAGGGTTATATCATGGGAAATGCACAACAACGTTTAAAAGATGCCCTTCCACATCTGGAGGTTATTGGCACCAATGCGGAAGACAGCGTGGCGAAGAAACTTCGCGAACTGTTCAATATTGAAGACTAG
- a CDS encoding NADPH--cytochrome P450 reductase, putative (similar to NADPH--cytochrome P450 reductase (EC 1.6.2.4) (CPR) (P450R)(Fragments). (Swiss-Prot:P19618) (Salmo trutta)) has protein sequence METKAIMLLVVSAIGVVMLTWLFVSICTRKSKDDDMHNEPLLSKHANSKLMEVDGRVLVLYGSQTGTAEMFARNLTREGSRRGFPLKVLDIEKYQASNLVKEKRVIIVCATYGDGEPTDPMVEFHDWLMSDSRVMGEELSGVRYTVFGLGDRQYVNFCREGITVDRRMSELGAQRFYPLGRGDYSDDIEEDFDKWRSGLWPALSTELALDVKSGEEGPVAPECCMKALESSDEAPLPFPKADPGLEPTQRLPSWAPVKVNKELLSNATGRSTRLIEFDTSETVISYQAGDHLGVLPSNPSEMVNTYLRVLGVSEQESSQVISLENKNTGECVFPCRASIRTALTWYIDLAGPPKKSTLRAFAHYCTDPVEKDTLLKLLSTEPESVEAYGKLVLELRTVLGFLQRFKSMSPPLSFFLEMMPRIAPRYFSISSDSLTHPTSVAITVAVVEGGLCTNLLQQAAVGQNIPVFVRKSNFHLPLQAEDRPIIMIGPGTGVAPFIGFLHRRSAWLEKGNKVGDALLFFGCRRREEDHIYADFMEKCLSNGALSVRDVAYSREQADKVYVQHRLAARGKEVWEIISRGGNVYVCGDAKNMARDVERQLLDIAQKYGAMKEDEATALLEKLATDERYLKDVWTA, from the coding sequence ATGGAGACCAAAGCAATAATGCTATTAGTGGTGTCGGCCATCGGTGTCGTGATGCTCACGTGGTTGTTTGTGAGCATTTGCACCCGTAAGTCTAAAGACGATGATATGCACAACGAACCATTGTTGTCAAAGCATGCAAACTCAAAGCTTATGGAAGTGGATGGAAGGGTCTTGGTCCTTTATGGCTCACAAACTGGCACTGCTGAAATGTTTGCGAGGAACCTTACACGAGAAGGTTCACGACGTGGCTTTCCCTTGAAAGTACTTGATATTGAGAAGTATCAGGCTTCCAATCTTGTCAAGGAGAAGCGTGTAATTATCGTATGTGCCACCTATGGTGATGGTGAGCCCACAGACCCTATGGTTGAGTTCCACGATTGGTTAATGAGTGATTCTCGCGTGATGGGAGAGGAATTGAGTGGGGTGAGGTACACGGTGTTCGGCCTTGGCGACAGGCAATACGTCAATTTCTGCCGTGAAGGCATCACAGTGGACCGCCGCATGTCTGAGTTAGGCGCTCAGCGTTTCTATCCCCTTGGTCGCGGCGATTACAGTGATGACATTGAAGAAGATTTCGACAAATGGCGTTCCGGACTTTGGCCAGCACTGAGCACTGAGCTTGCACTTGATGTAAAATCGGGCGAAGAGGGGCCGGTAGCTCCGGAATGCTGCATGAAAGCATTGGAATCTTCGGATGAAGCCCCGTTGCCGTTTCCGAAAGCGGACCCGGGACTGGAACCAACACAACGATTGCCTTCTTGGGCACCAGTGAAGGTGAACAAGGAGCTGCTGAGCAATGCTACCGGAAGAAGTACAAGGTTGATTGAGTTTGATACATCAGAAACTGTTATCTCCTACCAGGCTGGTGACCACCTCGGTGTTCTTCCTAGTAACCCCAGCGAAATGGTGAACACTTATCTGCGGGTGTTGGGCGTGAGCGAGCAAGAATCAAGTCAGGTCATCTCgttagaaaataaaaatactgGCGAGTGTGTTTTTCCTTGTCGCGCGTCGATTCGCACCGCACTCACGTGGTACATCGATCTTGCCGGGCCCCCCAAGAAGTCTACTTTGCGTGCTTTCGCCCACTATTGCACTGATCCCGTTGAAAAGGACACCTTGTTAAAACTGCTGAGTACTGAACCCGAGTCGGTGGAGGCGTATGGCAAGCTTGTTTTGGAGTTAAGGACTGTCCTTGGCTTTTTGCAGCGATTCAAGTCGATGTCTCCCCCGCTGAGTTTCTTCTTGGAGATGATGCCGCGGATTGCCCCACGgtatttttccatttcgtcTGATTCTCTGACCCACCCGACGAGTGTGGCCATTACTGTTGCTGTGGTCGAGGGTGGCCTCTGCACAAATTTGCTTCAGCAGGCAGCCGTGGGTCAAAACATTCCCGTATTTGTGCGAAAATCGAACTTCCACCTTCCGCTTCAAGCCGAGGATCGACCAATCATCATGATTGGCCCGGGCACGGGTGTAGCGCCTTTTATTGGATTTCTCCACCGCCGTAGCGCGTGGCTGGAAAAGGGTAACAAAGTTGGTGAtgcacttttgttttttggttGCAGGAGGCGTGAGGAGGATCATATATATGCCGACTTTATGGAGAAGTGTCTATCGAATGGGGCACTCTCCGTGCGGGATGTTGCTTACAGCAGAGAACAAGCGGATAAAGTTTATGTGCAGCACCGCTTAGCGGCACGCGGGAAGGAAGTATGGGAAATAATcagcagaggaggaaatgtttACGTATGCGGGGATGCAAAGAATATGGCGAGGGATGTCGAGAGGCAGCTACTGGACATCGCGCAGAAATATGGTGCAATGAAGGAGGATGAGGCGACGGCATTGCTTGAGAAACTCGCAACTGATGAACGGTATTTGAAGGATGTCTGGACGGCGTGA
- a CDS encoding DNA polymerase kappa, putative, which produces MNEQRLAEGREKQLQELKRKSSLFTQLLGGERNAAQRKQWELKVSKIEQELEATRRLGTYIHLDMDMFYAAVEIKKHPEYAAIPLAIGTITRLITTNYVARGRGIRQGMPGFLALKICPNLLILPPDFDAYNEESNTVRRIVAEYDPNYISFGLDDFTLEVSAYIERFEGTKTAEDVASELRVRVFGETKLTASAGIGPTAALAKIASNINKPNGQHDLNLHTRGDVMTYVRDLGLRSVPGVGKVTEALLKGLGITTLSDIYNRRVELCYILHNNLFRFLLGASIGIMQWPDAATAANTENCEGATGEQRKAISSERSITTPRTKEGMQEMLDTVFNGAYEEMRKSELMCRRISLRIRWASYRYQQYTKSLIQYSDDSATLRRAVDGLLLPHAAKYSEISLLGVRFLDLISAKDFHMKRKGGNQLSISQFIRPKKPGEVTATTGIKRERTTEPKQVVGVNLSSDDEDENDSVGLASSSTILVSTDKGTVEREVTIIE; this is translated from the coding sequence ATGAATGAGCAGCGTTTGGCTGAGGGTCGAGAGAAGCAACTGCAAGAGCTGAAGCGGAAATCATCTCTCTTCACTCAGTTGTTGGGTGGTGAACGAAACGCTGCGCAGCGGAAACAGTGGGAGCTGAAGGTTTCCAAAATAGAACAGGAGCTTGAGGCTACGCGTCGACTGGGAACTTATATCCATTTAGACATGGACATGTTttatgctgctgttgaaatCAAGAAGCATCCGGAGTACGCCGCCATTCCGCTTGCCATAGGCACAATAACGAGGTTGATAACAACAAATTATGTTGCGCGTGGACGTGGTATTCGTCAAGGTATGCCAGGTTTCCTTGCTCTAAAAATCTGCCCGAATTTGCTCATTCTGCCTCCTGATTTCGATGCTTACAATGAGGAATCCAATACTGTGCGCCGTATTGTTGCTGAATACGACCCTAATTATATCAGCTTTGGTTTGGATGACTTTACTCTCGAAGTAAGTGCCTACATAGAGCGTTTTGAGGGAACCAAAACAGCCGAAGATGTGGCTTCTGaactgcgtgtgcgtgtatttggtgAAACAAAGTTGACAGCAAGTGCTGGTATTGGACCCACTGCAGCACTTGCCAAGATTGCCAGTAATATTAATAAGCCGAATGGACAACATGATCTTAATCTTCACACCCGAGGGGATGTGATGACATACGTCAGGGATTTGGGTCTACGTTCTGTGCCTGGTGTTGGGAAGGTTACGGAAGCTCTGTTGAAGGGACTGGGTATCACCACTCTCTCAGATATTTACAATAGGCGTGTTGAACTTTGTTACATTTTGCACAATAATTTATTTCGCTTTTTGCTTGGAGCTTCCATTGGCATTATGCAATGGCCCgatgcagcaacggcagccaaTACCGAGAATTGTGAGGGGGCTACTGGAGAGCAACGGAAGGCAATCAGTAGCGAGCGATCCATCACTACTCCACGAACCAAAGAAGGTATGCAGGAAATGCTTGATACCGTATTCAATGGTGCCTATGAAGAAATGCGGAAGAGTGAGCTAATGTGTAGACGCATTTCGTTAAGAATTAGGTGGGCCTCCTATCGTTATCAACAATACACAAAAAGTTTGATACAATATTCAGATGACTCTGCAACCCTTCGCCGCGCAGTGGATGGTTTACTGTTACCGCATGCTGCAAAGTATTCAGAGATTTCACTGTTGGGGGTACGTTTTCTTGACCTTATCTCTGCAAAAGACTTtcatatgaaaagaaagggtggTAACCAACTGTCTATTTCACAATTTATTCGCCCCAAGAAGCCGGGTGAGGTAACAGCAACCACCggtataaaaagggagagaactACTGAACCGAAACAGGTTGTTGGAGTGAATCTATCATCAGATGACGAGGATGAGAATGATAGTGTTGGCTTGGCATCTAGCTCCACTATACTCGTTTCAACTGACAAAGGTACTGTTGAGAGGGAAGTTACCATAATTGAGTGA